A part of Gambusia affinis linkage group LG19, SWU_Gaff_1.0, whole genome shotgun sequence genomic DNA contains:
- the LOC122821662 gene encoding inward rectifier potassium channel 2-like, with protein sequence MGSLRSHRYSIVSSEEDGMKLASIAVPNGYGNGIVNKGHMEQQRQSRFVSKDGHCNVQFINMSEKGQRYLADIFTTCVDIRWRWMFIIFCLSFLLSWLFFGLVFWVVALVYGDLENETQLCVSNVDSFTAAFLFSVETQTTIGYGYRYVTEECPIAVFTVVFQSIVGCIIDAFIIGAIMAKMAKPKKRNETLVFSHYAAVAMRDGKLCLMWRVGNLRKSHLVEAHVRAQLLKSRTTAEGEFIPLDQVDIDVGFDSGIDRIFLVSPITIVHEIDEDSPFYEMNKQELETSEFEIVVILEGMVEATAMTTQCRSSYVASEILWGQRFEPVLFEEKNYYKVDYSRFDNTYEVPSTPTCSARELAEKKSNSSSLRNSFCYENEVALEKVEMEEEFEEDNSRLMRDAEVSGLEDTSTDLVSNSECNLDSLPLEARPFTAESEI encoded by the coding sequence ATGGGGAGCCTGCGTAGCCACCGTTACAGCATCGTGTCCTCAGAGGAAGATGGCATGAAGTTAGCATCCATCGCCGTTCCAAATGGCTACGGGAATGGAATCGTAAACAAAGGACACATGGAGCAGCAGCGTCAGAGCCGCTTTGTAAGCAAGGATGGCCACTGCAATGTGCAGTTTATCAATATGAGCGAAAAAGGCCAGCGCTATCTGGCAGATATCTTCACCACCTGCGTGGACATCCGCTGGCGCTGGATGTTTATCATATTCTGTCTGTCTTTCCTCTTGTCATGGTTGTTCTTTGGACTTGTCTTCTGGGTTGTGGCACTGGTTTATGGGGACTTGGAGAATGAGACTCAATTATGTGTTTCCAACGTGGACAGCTTCACTgctgcctttttgttttcagtcgaGACCCAAACCACAATTGGGTACGGTTACCGCTATGTGACAGAGGAATGTCCCATTGCTGTTTTCACGGTGGTGTTTCAAAGCATTGTGGGCTGCATTATTGATGCTTTTATCATTGGTGCCATCATGGCCAAGATGGCAAAGCCCAAGAAGAGGAATGAGACTCTTGTGTTCAGCCACTATGCTGCGGTAGCAATGAGGGACGGTAAGCTATGCCTGATGTGGAGGGTCGGAAACCTGAGGAAGAGTCACTTAGTAGAGGCTCACGTCAGGGCGCAGCTCCTCAAGTCCCGCACCACAGCGGAGGGAGAGTTCATTCCTCTGGATCAGGTAGACATTGATGTCGGCTTTGACAGTGGGATCGACAGAATCTTCCTTGTATCTCCAATCACCATCGTGCATGAGATTGATGAAGACAGCCCATTCTATGAGATGAACAAGCAGGAGCTGGAGACCTCAGAGTTTGAGATTGTTGTGATTCTTGAGGGTATGGTAGAGGCCACTGCCATGACAACTCAGTGTCGGAGCTCCTACGTGGCCAGCGAGATCCTCTGGGGCCAACGCTTTGAGCCAGTGCTCTTTGAAGAAAAGAACTACTACAAAGTAGACTACTCAAGATTTGACAACACCTACGAGGTGCCCAGCACTCCCACTTGTAGTGCTAGGGAGCTGGCTGAGAAGAAATCAAATTCTTCCAGCCTGAGGAACTCGTTTTGCTACGAGAACGAAGTGGCTCTGGAGAAAGTTGAGATGGAGGAAGAGTTTGAGGAGGACAACAGCAGGTTGATGAGGGACGCTGAGGTTAGTGGTCTTGAGGATACAAGCACAGATTTGGTTTCAAACTCAGAATGCAACTTGGACTCTTTGCCTTTAGAAGCAAGACCTTTCACAGCAGAATCAGAGATATAA
- the LOC122821661 gene encoding inward rectifier potassium channel 16-like, translating into MSTEGEEHIIDTNHTSVHTLSKKNGKESRRLRYMQKDGRFLVAFQKLPGDWSPYLLDIFTTLIEIRWRMMLILFSLSYILSWIFFGLCYWLIAYIHGDTQSSDNNPCMDNVRGFTGAFLFSMETQATIGFGNRGMTENCIGAIIVVTIHNLFSCFLDTIIIGIIVAKMASARRRSHAVRFSSSAVVNLQNRVLCLSWRLGDFRGNHILEGVVKAHLVRHVKKRGSVVMLYQDLALENPHVVLVTPTTIVHKLKPGSPFYRIGPDDLKRKKFELLVSFTYTGDSTGLLHQTRTSYTSADIRWGQRFHDILKVGKRHYKVDYSMFNETTWVPVPMLCAEAYERGSGHPNERNSLLPSVTGNGHIYWATTNSSEEVVVQTSL; encoded by the coding sequence ATGAGCACTGAAGGCGAAGAGCATATAATTGACACCAATCACACCTCAGTTCATACACTGAGCAAGAAAAATGGAAAGGAAAGTAGGCGACTCCGCTACATGCAGAAAGATGGCCGGTTCCTGGTGGCATTCCAGAAGCTCCCTGGAGACTGGAGCCCATATTTACTGGACATTTTCACCACCCTCATAGAGATTCGCTGGAGGATGATGTTAATTCTCTTTTCCCTTTCTTATATTCTTTCCTGGATCTTCTTTGGTCTCTGCTATTGGCTCATTGCCTATATACATGGCGACACTCAGAGTTCAGATAACAATCCTTGCATGGACAACGTGCGTGGCTTTACTGGAGCATTCCTGTTCTCAATGGAGACCCAGGCGACTATTGGTTTTGGCAACAGGGGAATGACTGAGAATtgcattggagctattattgTGGTTACCATCCATAATCTATTTAGCTGTTTTCTCGATACCATTATCATTGGCATCATTGTGGCTAAAATGGCATCTGCCCGAAGGAGGTCTCATGCAGTGCGTTTTAGCAGCTCTGCAGTGGTCAACCTGCAGAATAGGGTGCTGTGTCTGTCATGGCGTCTCGGAGACTTCAGGGGTAACCACATTCTGGAAGGAGTCGTCAAGGCCCATCTTGTCCGGCATGTGAAGAAGCGAGGTTCTGTTGTGATGCTGTACCAGGATTTGGCCCTCGAGAACCCACATGTTGTTCTCGTTACCCCCACAACAATTGTTCAcaaactaaaaccaggaagtccCTTTTACAGAATAGGTCCAGATGACTTGAAGAGGAAGAAATTTGAACTGCTCGTCTCCTTCACCTACACTGGGGACTCCACAGGGCTGCTCCATCAGACACGCACGTCCTACACTTCTGCAGACATCCGCTGGGGTCAGCGTTTCCACGATATACTGAAAGTGGGGAAGAGACACTACAAGGTGGACTATTCTATGTTCAATGAAACCACTTGGGTGCCAGTGCCCATGCTCTGTGCAGAGGCTTATGAAAGAGGGAGTGGACACCCTAATGAGCGCAATTCACTCTTACCATCAGTCACAGGAAACGGCCACATCTACTGGGCCACCACTAACAGCTCCGAAGAGGTAGTGGTGCAAACATCTTTGTAA